One window of Pyrus communis chromosome 12, drPyrComm1.1, whole genome shotgun sequence genomic DNA carries:
- the LOC137710008 gene encoding uncharacterized protein: MATDAVSGSNSDAKANVSNPFFIHHSDHPAMMLVLNPLNGDNYSTWSRAMKISLSAKNKLCFVDDTVLQSSVKTKPDDHASWQRCNDMIVAWIINSIDSDIADSILYMTDAHAI; this comes from the coding sequence ATGGCTACCGACGCTGTTTCTGGAAGCAATTCCGATGCAAAGGCTAATGTTTCCAACCCTTTTTTTATTCATCATTCTGATCATCCAGCCATGATGCTGGTTTTAAACCCCTTGAATGGGGATAATTATTCAACTTGGTCTCGTGCTATGAAGATCTCCTTAAGtgccaaaaacaaactttgttttgttgatgACACTGTCCTTCAATCTTCTGTCAAGACCAAGCCGGACGATCACGCTTCATGGCAGAGATGCAACGACATGATTGTAGCATGGATTATTAATTCCATTGACTCAGATATTGCTGACAGTATCCTTTATATGACTGATGCTCATGCAATTTAG